GTCCTTATTGTATAAGATGACATGAGCATATCTAGTGATAACTAAAATGTTTAGGTAAATGTCAGTCAACCCTCACAGTGAAGGGTCTAAGGAAAGGAGCTGGCACTGGGCAAGGATGCTTAGGGGAGTGTTTCTGGCAAAAGCAAGGTGTACTTTGGGTCTTAAAGGGCTTGATGAGATTTGATTAGAAGAGAGAATGACAAGAACAATGGAACCTCATAAAGATagaagttttgctttgtttactcCTGTGTATATGATGCCTACATACCATGTCAATCACGTAACAAATGCTGGGCATGTGCTTTCAGGACAGTGAATTGACCATCTCACTCCCTCCACTTACCCTCTGGGTAAACTTAAGAACTATATGAACTGCATTCTGGTCACCACTGATCTAAAAATATCCATATTCTTAATTCCTCTGGCCCTTTGAGAAGCCTCCAATTCTTGTGAATTTCACCCTGACCCCCAGGTTTCCATGACACAACATTTTCCTTGTTCTCTCCCTACCacaaaactttctttctttttttttttcttatttattttttttcttatttttttttccattttttttttttattagttggaggctaattacttcacaacatttcagtgggttttgtcatacattgacatgaatcagccatggagttacatgtattccccatcccgatcccccctcccacctccctctccacccaattcctctgggtcttcccagtgcaccaggccagagcacttgtctcatgcatcccacctgggctggtgatctgtttcactatagataatatacatgctgttctttcgaaacatcccaccctcaccttctcccaaaagatgctcaacatcactcattatcagagaaatgcaaatcaaaaccacaatgaggtaccattacacgccagtcaggatggctgctatccaaaagtctacaagcaataaatgctggagagggtgtggagaaaagggaaccctcttacactgttggtgggaatgcaaactagtacagccactatggaaaacagtgtggagatttcttaaaaaactggaaatagaactgccatatgacccagcaataccacttctgggcatacacactgaggaaaccagatctgaaagagacacgtgcaccccaatgttcatcgcagcactgtttataatagccaggacatggaagcaacctagatgcccatcagcagacgaatggataaggaagctgtggtacatatacaccatggaatattactcagctgttaaaaagaattcatttgaatcagttctaatgagatggatgaaactggagcccattatacagagtgaagtaagccagaaaccTTTCTTTCTTATTCCTTCTATTTGACTTTTCATGCATCTTTACCTTAAACATCATTGCTACTCAAGGTTCCAAATGTAGAGCCTCCCTGATTTTTCACCTCCCAGCTTCCATATTAGGAATATTACTTACAGTCTGATGTGTTCCTAATACAGATGTCTATTCTTTTCCCTGAGCTACATAATGTAACAATTAATGGGTTGCTACAAAAACCTTATTTAGGTTTTCACCAATACATCAAATTCAGCTGGTCTAAACCCAATCCCATCATCTCACTTACAAACCTGCTCCTCTTCATTTTTACCTTGTCTCAGCAAATCACATTTCCATCTATGCAGAATCTAGACACCTCAGGTCTTCTTTGGTTCTTCCTGCTCATCACCACTTCCATCTAGTTGCTaaattttctaagtttttcttagggcttcccgggtggctcagcagtaaagaattcacctgccaatgcaggaaatgcagattcaatccctgggtcgggaagatcccatggagaaagaaatggcaacccaatccagtattcttgcctgggaaatcccatggacagaggagcctggtgggctatagtccatggggttgaaaagagttggacacaacttagtgactaaacaacaagttttTCTTCCTATACCATTCCTTTTCATCAACTCCACTGACTAGTAGGGCTAGTTGAGTCCGTCATCATCTCTTTCCAGAGCTCTCCTCATTGGATCTATCATTAGTTACACTGTTTCTGTCTCTGCCCACTCCAACCCATCCTCTACCTATCTACAAATTTGATGCTATCACTGCCATGCTTGAAATCCTTTCAGTGCACTTCCACTGCCTGCAAAATCAGAGCAAATGCATCAGCTGATGCTAAAGGGCCTTCCCTGATGCCAATATATCTTTCAGTCAAATCTCTCACTTCTGAAGCCACACACCTGATGCCCCAGTGACAAGTAATTTCTGTTTCAGAACAGATAATGTTTGTTTAAATCTCCAGTTATCTTTGCACAGGATTTTCTGTCATCAGTACCTCACCTTCAAACCCCAGCTCCACTCTGTTCACCTGCTAAGTCTAATCACTTTGTAAAATCCAGTCCAAAGACAAGCTCTGTGAAGATATCACAGACCCCTACTATTAGAAAATTCAGATATTCAGATGCTGGGATTTCATAATGCCATTGCAGGAAGGCAAATTCCTGCAACGGCATTATGAAGGCATACGTCTTTTCTTACCTcactgttttaaattatttgtctCTGAATGCATCTGTTTTCTCCACCAGACAAGAATATCCTCACAgaccctatttttttcttttatcttctcaaCAGCTACCCCACAGCCAATTCTTAAACAGTATAGAAACGTCTGGCATTAATTCATGCTTCTGGCAACCCAAGTTTTAGACTCTGCTTTGCAATTTACCAGCCATGTGACTTGAACAGGTTGTTTGATCTCTATGAGCTTCAGAAGTCTTTTCATATGTAAAAATTATCActtacttattcaacaaatatttattaattcatacTATATGACAGGTATTATTCTAGGTATTGGGGATGTATTACGAAACAAATAGATTAAAATATCTATCTTTATAGAGTTTAGATAAGACTAGATACCAAACTAATAGATTTCTTGGCAGAATTAAAGAGATAATTATGCATGCATGACTTGTCAAATATGAACTACTGTAGAAATCTTAGATCTTATGATTTTACGACACAGGAAAACCTAGAGAAGGAAAGTATTGCTCAAATATTATAAATTAGTGATCTTTTTAACATTCCTGATCAGTCTAAatcataattcatttttttctctttatttttttcaagagaatTTTGGGAACATGGTGATAAACAAGGAGAACATTCATCAAAGTGACTTTCTCAGGTGATTTTAACTTAAAAACTTACAACCAAAAAATAGTATACTGAATATAGCAAAAAAGGTGtgtttttgtgtctctttttgctttgttcttgcattgttttttaaaaataattttaaatagatgTGTTTTTACTATCTCAAAGTCACAGACTTGGTAAGATTCTCTTAAGGGAAGAAGCTCAATCGTGGGGTGAAACAAGTAAGCACTGAAGTGAGGAGACCTGGTCTTGTCCCAACTCTGCTTGGAACTGATTTGTGCAAGTTCTGCCTGTGAAAGGAGAAGCTTATATGCACTCAAGTCTAAGGACCTATGAAATCATGGAGTTAGTTACTCATGAGAATAAGATTTACAGAAACTAATTCCAGCGGAAAGAACTAAAATAAGCTCTCTAATTTATATGAAAACAGTCTGGTTTGTGTTCAGAGATACCTGCTGGTTCCTTATCCAGTTCTCTCTTGAGAATGGatattgaaatataaatacagaaatgttAGACCTGGGGAAGGAATTCTATAAGTAACTAGCATGAACTACTTTAGTTTTAGGTTTAGGTTTAGGCATTAAGCTAAGTGCTACATATGTGTTACCTAATTTAATTCTAACATTCTCTGTGAAAGATAGGTATTgtcattctaaaattttataaatagggAAACCAAAGCTCAGGGAGCTTAATTAATGTGATCTGAACTCAAGCAGCGAGTCCATAGTCTGTTCTCCACCACTAAGCAATAGACCTCACTGGAGAACACAGAACAGTGACAAAACTGTGTGATTTTAGACATGCCTCGAGGTGTGCATAGAAATAATACACTGCCCCTTTTGTTAGTTGAGTTATATACATCTCTGggatgcatatttatatatgtataagtagATATATAAAGAAACCATCTTTCTCCTATAACATATGCCTCTTTCTTAAACAGTCCTTTAACGCTCGTTTAACCCATGCCTACTATGTGTCAAATTCTGTCAATGCTACCAAGATAAATAACACTGTCCCATCATTAAGAAGTTTCTAGTTTGGACTATCACCTAGCACAGTGCACTCCAGGACTGTGCAGGGAAACGGTCAAGTTCTCGTACCAGTGCCGTGAATATGCCTTGTAGAAAGGATATAAAAAGGAAGACCTGGAGGAAGGAGTGGGCATTAGAAGGGCTTTGCAAGAAGGTGCATTTCCGTATACAGTCTCAGATAATGAGCAGAAAGGGGCAAGTTCTCATAAACAAATCATCTAATAATCGGACACCTAATTAATCTGAGATCCTCACAACCTCTGCTTAATCACATTGACacaatttctgtatgttaatagCCTTACAATCTTACCTCCTAATGTCCTGCGTCACTTGAAATTATGGGGATTTAAGTCTCCCAATGTCTTAAGTCATTTGACATTTAACACACCTTTCTTATGTTAAAATAAGAATCTGATGAGTCTCACTAAGGTTATAAGAGAAGTAAAAGATGGCAAAGCACTTTGCAAGTTCTCAATatctatgtacattttttttagtttagaaaaGGTGTAACTGACACACCAGATGACATGTTTAGACTTGCTGAGTCAGAACTTCCTCAGGAGggagctaaaaaaataaatttcataggAAATCCTTAAGCAGCCAATGAGCAAAACTACAGATGGGCAAGATGCCTCTCAGTATCTACTCCAAGAAGCCTGATGGGAAATGTTTCTTTTAGAAtttagagcaagaaaaaaaatgagcctTCCCTAAGGACTGCTTCCTCATTTCTGGTTATAAGATTTATGTAGCTtggtctatttcatttatttttcctgtctaTCCAGAAACTCAAAGAAAAACTGATGACTCAGTTTATCCCAGTGTTTAACATATGTGCCTTCTCCCTTCATTCCTATTGTTGATTCTTGCctcatatatcttttattttcatttttgttgctgttgcttgttttttcaaatatatattatagttgATTTCATTATAATAAATCATCTCATGTTCTACAGTACAGAGACataaaaatgtttgtgtttttcctAGGTCTTAAGCCCTCTCTAGCTGGTAATTGATTCCCTGTGTCTGGTTTGTTTCTAAGGACACACCTATACGGCTCCAGAATTAGCCAAGGGCAACCAAATCCTGCTTTTCCAGTTCTGTTTCACAAGTCCTCCAGGACAGAGGATTCAAAGCGGCTCCCAGCGAGTGCTCAGAATTCAGGCCCTGGCTTCAACCAAACACAGCTTATTCTGAACATCCTGACTTTGCAATTTTGCTTCTAGAAGTCAAAATAAATATGTCCACCATAGGTCATAAATCCTAGTTCATTAAGGTTTTTGTTGGTAGAAGTAATTTTTCCTGAACATGTTTACAGCTTTTAATGatgcaaaaaatatgaaatatataaaaattattatccaGAATTACTGAAGAACATTTCAAATTAAGAGAACTAAATTTTGGATAATGTTAGTCCAAAGTCTCAGAACCAGTAAAtgacagaaaaagtatttgaaccTGACTCCAAAGAACAAGCCCTTAATCcctaaaaatgtatgaaatttcAGAGTTAAAGGTTTTTGGAAAAGTCTTTCAAAAAATCTGAACCCATGTTGTTGGCCTAGTAAACTGAAAtctgacctttaaaaaaaaaagtaacaaggtTATTGGTGTTCCACAGTCCTcattgggtttccctagtggctcagcagtaaagaatctacctgcaacacaggagaaacacaggatcaggaagatcacttggaaaaggaaatggtgaccTAAGTGGGTTGCCTGAaaaaaccccagggacagaggaggttgCAACAGTCAGacgtgatttagtgactaaaccactactcCCACCAGTTTGTGTTATTCTCATGGAATAGCAGAGTGCCCTTGAAGACGCTTGAAAAGAGTGCATGGAAGAATTTTGGCAAGTCTAGTGCAGTCTTATCATTTCTTCTACAACCTTGTTACACAGATGTGGGTCCTCAGTGGCCACTGGTGCAGTTCTTGCCCACTTGGTCATAAAGAATTGAACCACTGTCAAATCTAACCCAGCTGAGCCAGGAAGATTCTCCCAGAATTATTTAATGTGGACAGTAAGACAAGACTGAAACCATAAAGCACAATGACAATTATGGCATTAACTGCACTCTACAGCTCTACAGCATATAGCACGCTAGCCTAGAATAAAAGATCTATGTGCGTCTGTCCTGGATCCTGTTCTTCCCAAGCATTACTCCAGTGTATTTTCAAtaaatcttttgtttgtttgtcttcctTTAAGCTAGGATAGGTGTGCATGCAACACAAAGAAACTTTCATAATGCAGATAGCTAAGCAAAGAGTGAATACCTActaaatactgaaaaatacattACTTTCTACCATAAATTTAGATAATCCACCTTCTGCATTTTCCAAAGACTTCCAGTTTTTTATTCCCAACTGCACTGACATTTAAtaaacattgtgtaaatttaagataTACAATGTGTTGATCTGATAGACAtgtatactgcaaaatgattaccatgaAAAGGTTGGTTAACACATTCATGACTTCACatggttacctttttttttaattttgttttttaatttattttttggccatgtgcagcaagtgggatcttagttccctgaccagggatggaccgccacgtctcctgcagtgaaagtacattcttaacccctggacctccag
This genomic window from Cervus canadensis isolate Bull #8, Minnesota chromosome 4, ASM1932006v1, whole genome shotgun sequence contains:
- the C4H5orf46 gene encoding uncharacterized protein C5orf46 homolog isoform X1: MAVSVLRLTVVWGLLVLILTCQAENFGNMVINKENIHQSDFLRTHLYGSRISQGQPNPAFPVLFHKSSRTEDSKRLPASAQNSGPGFNQTQLILNILTLQFCF